The Rattus norvegicus strain BN/NHsdMcwi chromosome 20, GRCr8, whole genome shotgun sequence genomic interval GAGAAGAATACCCCGACCGCATCATGAACACCTTTAGCGTGGTGCCCTCACCCAAAGTGTCTGACACCGTGGTTGAGCCCTACAACGCCACCCTGTCCGTCCACCAGTTGGTAGAGAACACAGATGAGACCTACTGCATTGACAACGAGGCCCTCTACGACATCTGCTTCCGTACCCTTAAGCTCACCACGCCAACCTACGGAGACCTGAACCATCTCGTCTCTGCCACCATGAGCGGTGTCACCACCTGCCTCCGTTTCCCGGGCCAGCTGAACGCCGACCTTCGGAAGCTGGCTGTCAACATGGTGCCCTTCCCGCGTCTCCACTTCTTTATGCCTGGCTTTGCCCCTCTCACCAGCCGTGGAAGCCAGCAGTACCGGGCCCTCACTGTGCCTGAACTCACCCAGCAGGTCTTCGACGCCAAGAACATGATGGCCGCCTGTGACCCACGCCACGGCCGGTACCTCACGGTTGCGGCTGTCTTCCGTGGACGGATGTCCATGAAGGAGGTAGATGAGCAAATGCTCAACGTGCAGAATAAGAATAGCAGCTACTTCGTGGAATGGATCCCCAACAACGTCAAGACGGCTGTCTGTGACATCCCACCGCGAGGCCTCAAGATGGCAGTCACCTTCATCGGAAACAGCACGGCCATCCAGGAGCTCTTCAAGCGCATCTCTGAGCAGTTTACGGCAATGTTCCGTCGGAAGGCTTTCCTCCACTGGTACACGGGTGAGGGCATGGACGAGATGGAGTTCACCGAAGCTGAGAGCAACATGAATGACCTCGTCTCTGAGTATCAGCAGTACCAGGACGCCAccgcagaagaggaagaggatttcggagaggaggcagaagaagaggcCTAAGGCGGAAGCCCTGCGTCACCTCAGGCTGCTTAGTTCCCTTAGCTTTTTTCCAACtgccctttgtttctttctgctgcctcTGTCCTGTTTTTGTTCCGTTTTGTTTTCTCATTGGGGGGTAAACGGTGCCTGGCACGTGGCAGGCgctcaataaatatttctttgtggaatgtctcctttctctttccgaTCTGACATTCTGAGCGTTAACCCTGTGCTTCCTCCTGGTACCCATTTCTTTATTATGACTGTCCAGTTAATATTCTTCCAATATATTCTCCAGGAACCAGCGTTCGGCTCCAGACCCGGGGTAGAACCCAGCCCAGTTCTAAGAACTCAAGAGAGTAGCCACCATCTTAAAGCAAAGTAGCGGGTGGGGAAAAGGTGGGTAGAGGAGATGCTACTTAGGGGGTGGGATTTTCCAGTCAGGGCCATTTAGACACGGGAATCGCTGAGGCTTTCAGTCGATGgggctttcttttttccctgctTCATCTCTCGGCCTCAGGAGAGGTATTAACAGTATTATCACCATTTATATCCTAGCTGTCCTGAGCCAAATCTGCCATTGGAGGTGTCTTCCCTGTGTTGGTTCTCCAAGGGACGTTGCATGGGGATTTGTGGGGGCAGGGCAGCAAGGCCTTGTTCTCTAAATGTCCAGAAACACTCTAATTACCATTTCCACCTGGGTGCCTCACACACTCCCCAGAGGGGAGGTAACATCTCTGCCCCATTTCCCTCCTGTTCCTTGGCTTGGTCATTCCCTACCTTTCTATTTTGTGTTaaacttggcttttttttttttttttttttcatattgaaaAGATGACATTGCCCCGAGAGCCAAAAATAAAtgggaattggaaaaaaaaaaaaggtgtgaggCTGCGTGCTCATTCAGGGGCAGGTAAAGTTGCTGGTGGAGACAAGGGTCCCAGGTTGAATTATACTGTTCCTGAGGTCGTGTGGATGGATGTCACAAAACTTACAAAACCTTCTAAGCGAGCAGGCTATCCTAGAAGAACCAACCAAATCTTCGTTTTGAATTTCTGGTGTTAGGGTCTGAACATTGCCCTGGGTGCTATGTAAATGCTCTTATCGTTGAGCTGCATCCAATTAAGTGTCTAATCTGCTCAGGCTGCCTATAACTAGGTGATTCTCTTGCTCCTGCCTTTCCAATGGCTGAGGTTCTTTCAGGCCTGGGGACCACTGAGTGATACCCACAGCTCTCCAGGGGAAAAGGTATGTCTGATTGGACATAACCTCTAACTGACAGCACTCAGCAGAGGGTTGTGGGTTCAAAGCTACCCACAATCCTGAAAGCAGCCCCTCACGCCCATCGTCAACCCTCTAGCACAGTACATCCCACATCCCTCTGGGGTGATTTACCTGTAGTCAGACCATTCTAAGAGACTTGCTCAGGCTGTCTTCCATTTCCTTGTCAGTACCACAGGCTAAACCTACCACACCTACCGGCATTGGGTATAAGTAGTGGCTCTGGTTTTAATATGTAGAACAGGGTGTTTGAGGGGTACGCATGGATACCACACCATTTCCTATAGTGGAGTTGTACAGCCAGACTGACATCTGACCGGTATTGTCAGCCCAGCCAGAGGGTTGTATTTGCAAAGGCAACTTGTAGGGAAAAGACTGAGTCAGGTTCTTGccacccaggctagcctggaacttgtttcTTCTGCTTTCAGCATGCTGCAAACTGATCTTTTAGCTGTCAGTACTTTAACAAGATCTTTGGGTCTTATCTTTCTGTCTCAGTGAGAAAGAAAAGTATAGCTACCCAGAGGGCTCAGTCTCGTTTAATCAGGAAGTTAAATAGTTGGGGTGAAGTAAGATAACCAAAGTCTTGGTGCAGGGCACTGGCAAATGGGCGGAGAGCAAGCCCTCCAAGGCAAGGCACAGACTATTTGGCAAGGAGAGATGTGCACCCTTGGCAGGGGGTCATGCTCAGGGAGGCCAACTGAGGCGCATGCAATGAGACCATTGGGCCACATGTCCAGGTACCATTGGGAACTGAGGGCTCACGCCGTCCTTAAAGGCTTGTTGTGATTCACCTAGAGGAAAAAGACATGACAGCGTGGGAATCCAGCATCTGCTCTCTGTAGCATCCATTTGGAGGGATGGCTTCTGGGAGGACATTGAAAAGGCTTgggggaggtggatctctgaatccAAGGCCGatctgatctacacagcaagttccaggtatCCATATAGTCACAGACCCATCACAGAAGAAGTCGGAGGGACTAGAACTTGTATACTCCTTAGCTCAAAGCCTAGTTGGGCTTCAAGGATATCCCAACAAACGCAGCTTGATGAAGTGTGCTTTTAAACTCACGTGGTTTTAATTTTAAGAAGGGGTCTCCGGGGATGGTGCTAAagcgctctggaggcagaggcaggcggatctatgagttcaaggctggcctggtcgacagagtgagttctggggcAGCCAGGACTAACCAAAGAAAGCCTGTCTCCACCCAAAAAGGCTCTTGCTCTCTTTCCCCTTTGCCCCTCCCCCCATGCTCATAGCTGGCCTCCtctacctctgtctgtctgtctgtctgtctctgcccctactaccctcttaactaccctccccatgctctgaataaactctattctatacttcaaaacaaaaaagacaagagTCTCACTATATTGCCCCAGATAGCCACAGACTCAGTGCTGCGTTTCAAGCTTTATACACCCAGCTgcatgggtttgtttgtttgggtttttgtggtTTACACATCACTGCCATAAGTACTCTGCAAACAATTTCCTAACACCCCAGCAAGGAGGGCATTTTGTACCGTCAAGCCAATTTTGGGTTATTGgggttttatctatctatctatctatctatctatctatctatctatctatcatctatctatctatctttttgagacagggcttctctgtatagccctgactgtcctggcacTTGCTCTTTGTCCAAGCTGGTCTCGAATTTAAGagacccctctgcctctgcctcccgagtgctgaggcACCACCAGGGTCAGCACTTTAAGATAATTTTAAGATCAGGAAAACAGGCACAGATTGGCAACCTGTCGCAGGTGAGGCAAGGGGGATTTACATCGTTCTGACTTTTGCCATAACCCACTGGTGGGTAAACTCAAGGGAAGTAAGTAACGAGATACCGGGAAGGAGATAGCCACCAGCAGGTAGCACTGAATTCTTTGCTCTTCTGTGGTGCACAGGTACACTGGCTGCTGGGACTGGCCAGACTGACGCTCTGCTTCCCAGCCATGGGGAATCCATCATCTAGCATGTCGGAGGTAGtccttctgtgtgtgcatgtgcaactTGTGTGGGGGAGGCAAAGGCTAATTTGGCTGTCGTTCCTCAAAGCCCTGTATGTTTTCAGGGTCTCTCGCTGGCCTGGAACTAACCAAGCACGCACCTGATATGGGTGGCTTGGGCACCGAGAAAGTCACTGTCGGTGTCTTCCTGGGCTTCCGGATGCCCGTTAAGCACTCCgcctactggggttggggatttagctcaggggttggggatttagctcagtggtagagcgcttacctaggaagcgcaaggccctgggttcggtccccagctccgaaaaaaagaaccaaaaaaaaaaaaaaaaagcactccgCCTACTGCATTGCGCGACTTAGATACTCAGtaacacacacactctgcacTCCCCCTCACCTGGGAGATGCTGACGCCTGTGAGTCTCTCCACACTCTCTGGCAGACGGCTTAAGATGTCCAGTACTTCCCCAGTAACTTTGGCGGCCCCCATGGTTCCGCTTCCGCTAGACACCAGCGTGATCTTATTGGCTGAGGTCAGGGGGCCACTGATCTCTTCTGCCACCTGGTAGGCAGAGATAGCTATGACCTCGCCATCCATCAGACTCGCCCCACAGCTGACCGCGACTCCCCACTTCGGTCGTGCCTTGTATTTGGCAACCCCTAACCACTTCACCTTACCCCTCCTCTCAGAGTCCCACCCATCTCCAGACCTGGGGCAGTTTCTCCAGCAGCATGTCCAGCTGGGCGGCCTCCTGGTACATCTGGAAGGCTTCTGCCTTCTTGGCCATTTGCTCAGCCTCAGCACGAGCGCGGGCCCCTACGGCAAAGGCCTCAGCTTCCCCTCGCATCTGTGGAGGGTACGGGGCAGGCAACTCATTAAGGATACCAAATTCTGAGGCCAATAAgtctcagagggtaaaggtgcttgccagtCAGGCCAACAACCTTACTTAAAATCTCCAGGGGGATCTGACCTCCACACTGGCAAGATGAACCACCCTGCCTCCTACATGGGgcgtggggagagggggagaaggaggaggagaaggggggaagaagggaggaggttAGCAACAGCGACAGCAACAACAGttgtgaatgcctttaatcccagtaattgggaggcagaggtagatggatctccCCGAGTTTGAAGCCATCTTGttaacacagtgagttccaggtcagccaggacaaAAAACAAGCAATAGAGAACAAGAAACCCTGATAAGCCCTCCCCTCATGCCAATCAGAAGCCATGCCCCAACTCACCCGCACAGACTCAGCTTCAGCTTCTGCCTGCATGATCAGCTGGGCCCTGGGGACAGAAAGGGAAGCGGTTCATTGCCAGGGCGCTTTTTCTGACCATGAGCGTCAAGGGGCCAGAAAGGGGCTCAGGAAGGGGGCGTTACTTCTCTGCTTCCGCCAGGCGCTCCAGCCTGTAGCGCTCAGCCTCCGCTGGCTTGCGCACCCGGGCCTCCAGCTCCTTCTCGCGCCTTGCTATCTCCTGCTCCTGCACTGCCACCTGCTGGGCGCGCTCCACCACCTGCACCTGTACCCGCTGCTCCTCGATCTGCTGCTTCGTCTTGGCCACCTAGGGAGCAAAGGGGCACTTGAGTCAAGCAAGGCTGGGGAGTAGGTGGcctgagacagagagaaaaaccgGCACTACCAGTGGGATACAACGTGGAAGAGACCCAGGAAGTCGCTTTCTGGTCAGCTCAGCTCACTGGGTAGTGGGATCCATTTCAAGTACAGAATCGAGCCAAGGCCTGGGAACCACCACCATGTGACTTCTCAGAGCAGCTAGCCTAAGGCCTTAGCGGCAGAATGGGTGAGGCTGCTACACGACCTCCCTGGGATGAGACAAAGGTTAACCCTCTCCAGTAGGAGGGTCCTGAGGGCAGTGAGCCCTTTGTGGTCATATTCTATTTCTGCAGTCCTGTTCGCACATCTCCGTTTCTCTTTGCTGCCACTCTGAAGAGTAACCCACCATCAACTCAAGCGCTCACAGCTCAGTAGTCAGTACTGCCTTTTACATCCTGACAGcagatagcttttttttttttaatcttttgcaCACAGAATAATCGCAAAAAGGAAAGTAGACGTGTTGAAAGTGGCTTGTTTCCTCCCACCTCTTGCCTCAAACCCCTTGGTTTCCTTTCTGGAAGCAACTGCTATTACCAGCTTCCAGAGATCGTGTGTGTTCAAATTTCTCTTTTTCCCCATTATCATGATCgtttggcatttctttttttttcaaagatttatgtattatatgaacatcagatatcattacagatggttgtgagccaccctgtggctgctgggaaatgaactcaggacctctggaagagcagtcagtgctcttaaccactgagtcacctctccaggtCTAATcacctggcttttctttttctttctttctttttttttttaaagacttatttatttattatatatgagtacactatagctgtcttcagacacaccagaagagggcatcggatctcattacagatggtggtgagccaccatatggttgctgggatttgaacttaggacctctgggagagcactcagtgctcttaaccactgaatcatctttccagccctcatcTGGCTTTTCAacacagggtttcactatgtagccctggctgtcctggaactcaactgCACGCACACCAGACTGGTTTCAAATTCAGAGGCCaactgcttccctagtgctgagattaaagacatgcgcCACCACCCAtctctaaatatttattattaatgtactttttaaaagatttctttttaatgcatttatgagtacgctgtagctgtcagacacaccattacagatggttgtgagccaccatgaggttggtgggaaatgaactcaggacctctggaagagcaatagcactcctcttaatctctgagccattttttttttcttttttttggagctggggaccaaacccagggccttgcacttgctaggcaagtgctctaccactgagctaaatccccaacccccattttttttttaagttgggtgTTGTCACTCTGTAGAAAGGCTACCTTAAAAGTacagctggcttcaaacttgatGTGATCTTGGACTAGCTAAGATGGCTTAGGGCATAAAGGCACCTGACTCCAAGTCTGACTACATGAGTTTGATCCTGGGGGGACCACATGGTAGGAAAGAGCTGGCTTGTCTTGTAGCAGCAGGTTGTCTCCGACCTGAacgtacataaatataattaaattaaacCTAACGGTGGCTGAagagaaagctcagtggttaagagtgccgGATGCTCTTGCAAAGGATGTGTGTTCATCACCCAGCACCTGCCTGGTGTCTTACAACCattttgtaactccagttccaggggcatctgatgccctcatctgacCCCCACAGGCACCGGGCAAGAACCCATGTACACATAcagtgcacacataaacatgtaggcaaaacactcatcacATGAATACATAACATAAAAGtacatcttttttgtttgtttttttgagtcagggtttctttgtgtagccctggccattctggaatagctctatagatcaggctggcttccagCTCCTAGAGATCctcctggctctgtctctcaagtgctgggatttaaaggtgtgtgtttcCACAGTGAAtacccagcacttggaggcagaggcaggaagatctctgagttcaacgaACAGCCTagtctatacttttttttttttctttttttcggggctggggaccgaacccaggaccttgcgcttcctaggcaaatccccaaccccatctataCTTTTTAATCCCATAATCaatatataattttgtttaagttgtttttgtttaaagataCCTTataagctaggcatggtggtacatgcttgtaatctcagtggTAAAAAGGCTGAAACAGGAAGACTGCTACatgtttgagtctagcctgggctactgtgTGAGGACCCGGTCTCAAACAAGcaagcagggcatggtggtgcacagctttaatgccagcactcgagggtagaggcaggtggatctctgtatttgaggccagcctgggctacacagtgagttttaggacagccagggctacatagttgACACCCTGCCtcgaagaacaaaaagaaaacaaaaacaactaattgacaaacaaacaaaaaaactaaagaaattttatattaaaacacACAGAGCTGATGCATCAGTGTGGAACAGAAGCTAATTGCATTTCAATTTGTGCCTGAACAGAGGAAACCTAACAATACCTAGTTTCTCTGTAAAACACTTCACAGCCTCCAGCGCTAAGGGACTCCACAAAGAAGCACATTATTGCTATCTGaattgttttagtgtgtgtgtgtgtgtgtgtgtgtgtgtgtgtgtgtgtgtgtgtgtgagagagagagagagtgtgtgtgtgtgtgagagagtgtgtgtgtgtgagtgtgagagagacagacagagagtgtgtgtgtgagtgtgtgtgtgtgagagagtgtgagtgtgtgtgtgtgagagagtgtgtgtgtgagtgtgagagagacagagacagagagtgagtgtgtgtgagagtgtgtgtgtgtgagagagtgtgagtgtgtgtgtgtgagagagagagagagagagagagagagtgtgtgtgtgtgtgtgtgtgtgtgtgtgtgttaccctcAGTCCTGAGAGTCATTTCCAGCGAAACTGTGCAGACTGACTGCAACTGCAACAAGGGAGCACATCTGCGTTTGAGCTTATCTGGAGGCTGCATCAGCGAACTAGAACTCTTCAGCACTCTGGAGTCCAGCGCACACAGCAAACGCTGCAGGCACTGACCTGTGGTTTACCCTTCAATCCTGGTGAGCAGGCAGATCCTCAAATGTGTGACGCATGAGTGACAGGGGCCAGCTACCCCTTCTTGTAATGTGATTGTAATATAAAAGGCCGCCCACGGCTCACTTGCCGTCGTTCAAGGCTGTTTCCTTCCTCACCCTCTCTTTTGAGCACCAAAGTTTTGGGGTACCCTAGTCACCCTAGGTTTCTCTTATTCTCAAGAGATACAGACCCATACCCAGAACACAGCTTGATGAGTGGGGGACAGGGCAGCTCTTCGCTTTGGATTTTACCTGCAACCAGGTGCCTTTACAGAGAGGCACAGTCTACCTCTTGATCAATCACATTCATGGCCTGCCCGCCCtcctttctgtctgcctgtctgcctgtctgcctgcctgcttgcctgaaTGTCTGCTTTGGGTTTTCAGCTGAATGCTCCAGTCTACATGTATGTGCAGATGTACACATGTAtaggcgtgcacacacatgtatgaatgtttgtgtAACATACAAGGTCATTCCTCCTCAGGCACCATTTGCCGTATACTCTGAGTCTCTCGTTGGCCCGAGGTTCAATGATTATGCTACTCTGGTTGAGTAGTGACTCCCCCAAGActcacctgactctgcctcccagtttggggattacaagtgtgtgccactgaGCACTTTATCacctgagctctctctccagtccctgcttgagtgtctgtctgtctgtctgtcttgggtTTTTCAGCCTAATGCTCAAGTCTACATGTATGTGCAGATACAGCACATCCGCGTTTGAGCTTATCTGGAGGCTGCATCAGCTAACGAGAATTCCCGCTTTTATGTCCTTAATCATACTGAGGAAAAGGGTCAAAATTGGGGTacccagggggctggagagatggctcagcgattaagagcactgactgctcttccatag includes:
- the Tubb5 gene encoding tubulin beta-5 chain, with amino-acid sequence MREIVHIQAGQCGNQIGAKFWEVISDEHGIDPTGTYHGDSDLQLDRISVYYNEATGGKYVPRAILVDLEPGTMDSVRSGPFGQIFRPDNFVFGQSGAGNNWAKGHYTEGAELVDSVLDVVRKEAESCDCLQGFQLTHSLGGGTGSGMGTLLISKIREEYPDRIMNTFSVVPSPKVSDTVVEPYNATLSVHQLVENTDETYCIDNEALYDICFRTLKLTTPTYGDLNHLVSATMSGVTTCLRFPGQLNADLRKLAVNMVPFPRLHFFMPGFAPLTSRGSQQYRALTVPELTQQVFDAKNMMAACDPRHGRYLTVAAVFRGRMSMKEVDEQMLNVQNKNSSYFVEWIPNNVKTAVCDIPPRGLKMAVTFIGNSTAIQELFKRISEQFTAMFRRKAFLHWYTGEGMDEMEFTEAESNMNDLVSEYQQYQDATAEEEEDFGEEAEEEA
- the Flot1 gene encoding flotillin-1 isoform X2, with translation MLAAACQMFLGKTEAEIAHIALETLEGHQRAIMAHMTVEEIYKDRQKFSEQVFKVASSDLVNMGISVVSYTLKDIHDDQDYLHSLGKARTAQVQKDARIGEAEAKRDAGIREAKAKQEKVSAQCLSEIEMAKAQRDYELKKATYDIEVNTRRAQADLAYQLQVAKTKQQIEEQRVQVQVVERAQQVAVQEQEIARREKELEARVRKPAEAERYRLERLAEAEKAQLIMQAEAEAESVRMRGEAEAFAVGARARAEAEQMAKKAEAFQMYQEAAQLDMLLEKLPQVAEEISGPLTSANKITLVSSGSGTMGAAKVTGEVLDILSRLPESVERLTGVSISQVNHNKPLRTA